One Comamonas endophytica DNA window includes the following coding sequences:
- a CDS encoding DNA/RNA non-specific endonuclease, with translation MTKRPRKARRRRSFKSEVFSKINGLLRMRRFWFGLTSSAAVGHQVSGCTLGSGLYDSMLAKFSGTVAAPLLASVLATLTPLADGLTRYVLHDLLGLPVGTSGSASSSVAGTPSSSATQFSQCRQHFPAGQPPMVPDSSNLRELCYSAFAVLHSGSHKTPVFVAERLNRATIAQAKGRQRTDRFFADARLPRAERAELADYQGSGYSRGHMAPAGDMASAEAMAQSFSLANMVPQNQAHNAGPWSQIEQDTRSYAQRAQGDVYVFTGPVYSGPIKTIGPNKVQVPSHLFKLVYDASTGRSWAHWQANAAGTRMSAPISYEELVRRSGIRFLPG, from the coding sequence ATGACGAAGCGACCCCGCAAGGCCAGACGCAGACGCTCTTTCAAGAGCGAGGTGTTTTCCAAGATCAATGGCCTCCTGCGGATGCGCCGGTTCTGGTTCGGCTTGACCTCCTCGGCGGCCGTGGGCCACCAGGTGTCGGGTTGCACACTGGGCTCGGGTCTTTATGACTCGATGCTGGCCAAGTTCAGCGGCACGGTGGCGGCTCCGCTGCTGGCCTCGGTGCTGGCCACCCTCACCCCGCTGGCCGATGGGCTCACGCGCTATGTGCTGCATGACCTGCTCGGGCTGCCGGTCGGCACGTCTGGCAGCGCCAGCTCCTCGGTGGCCGGCACGCCCAGCAGCAGCGCCACGCAGTTCTCGCAATGCCGCCAGCATTTTCCCGCGGGCCAGCCGCCCATGGTGCCGGACTCGTCCAATCTGCGCGAGCTGTGCTACAGCGCCTTCGCGGTGCTGCACAGCGGCAGCCACAAGACCCCGGTGTTCGTCGCCGAGCGGCTGAACCGCGCAACCATCGCGCAGGCCAAGGGGCGCCAGCGCACCGACAGGTTCTTTGCCGACGCGCGCCTGCCGCGCGCCGAGCGTGCCGAACTGGCCGACTACCAGGGCTCGGGCTACTCGCGCGGCCACATGGCGCCGGCCGGCGACATGGCCAGCGCCGAAGCCATGGCACAGAGCTTCAGCCTGGCCAACATGGTGCCGCAGAACCAGGCGCACAATGCCGGGCCCTGGAGCCAGATCGAGCAGGACACGCGCAGCTACGCGCAGCGCGCGCAGGGCGATGTCTATGTGTTCACCGGGCCGGTGTATTCCGGGCCGATCAAGACCATCGGACCGAACAAGGTGCAGGTGCCCAGCCATCTGTTCAAGCTGGTCTACGACGCGAGCACGGGCAGGAGCTGGGCGCATTGGCAGGCGAATGCGGCGGGGACAAGGATGAGCGCGCCGATCAGCTATGAGGAGCTGGTGCGCAGGAGTGGGATTCGGTTCTTGCCGGGGTGA